The DNA sequence TTTCTTGGATGGTTACAATATATATGAAGAAACAGATTTATCATCTTTAAGAATGAAAGTAGGGATGGTTTTTCAAAAGCCAAATCCTTTTCCTAAGTCAATTTTTGAGAATGTTGCTTTTGGGCTTCATATTAAAGGAATAAGAGATAAAAATAGAATAATGGAGATTGTAGAGAATAGTTTAAAAAGAGCTTGGCTTTGGGAAGAAGTTAAGGACCGCTTAAGCTCTTCCGCAATGGAACTTTCGGGTGGACAACAACAGAGACTCTGCATTGCAAGAGCTCTTGCAACGGATCCAGAGGTTATTCTATTTGATGAACCAACCTCTGCTCTTGATCCAAAAGCTACAGCAAAAATAGAAGAGTTAATTGTAGAACTTAAAAATTCTGTGACTGTTATCCAAGTAACCCATAACATAGGTCAAGCCGCGAGAATTTCTGATTTTACTGCTTTTCTTTATCTTGGTGAGTTAGTTGAGTTTGGCCCTACAGAAAAATTATTTACAGTTCCTCAAGATAAAAGAACGGAAGAATATCTTGAGGGTAAATTTGGATAAGAGGTGTTAAAATGTTGGAAGAAAGAATAAAATCTTTAAAAAAAGAGATAATAAATTATGCTTCTTTGGTTGAGGTAATGATTGAAAAAAGTATTCAAGGCTTAGTAAAGAGACAAAAAGAACTGCTTAAGGAAGTTATTGAGAAAGACGAGGAAAAAGCAAATGAGATGGAGATGAAGA is a window from the candidate division WOR-3 bacterium genome containing:
- the pstB gene encoding phosphate ABC transporter ATP-binding protein PstB produces the protein MVKNRLKVERLNLWFGEKQILKDISFSIPDKKVTAIIGPSGCGKTTLLRCFNRMNDLVENVKIKGKIFLDGYNIYEETDLSSLRMKVGMVFQKPNPFPKSIFENVAFGLHIKGIRDKNRIMEIVENSLKRAWLWEEVKDRLSSSAMELSGGQQQRLCIARALATDPEVILFDEPTSALDPKATAKIEELIVELKNSVTVIQVTHNIGQAARISDFTAFLYLGELVEFGPTEKLFTVPQDKRTEEYLEGKFG